The genomic DNA TTGCTTTTTTCACTTTGGTCCCTCCATTGGGTGATGTTAGAGTTAtaagggaccaaattgatatcATAAGGGATTAATTTGATGCTACAATGGACCAATTTAATGTTATGGGAGACTAATTTGTTGTTATAAGGGACCAATTTAATGTTATTAGTGACTACCATGATGTAgatttcatccaaaaaaaaactcgGTTGATGCAATTTGACTATTTTAGGGACTAAATTGCTAATTTACTCTTGCCAATAAAGGCCAACATCTCGTATCTGTCCTCATGCGAATAATTTAAACCTGCCCGTACCGGAACGGAAGTCCCTCCCTGCAGCTATTCTCAGAAGCGGGCCCCGCAGGCCTGAATCAGGGCGATCGTCCCGAGCTCAGATGTGTCCAAATATAAGCAGGTCCCACTCTCTCACCTCCTCCATGTTTTCCTACGTCAGATCAGATGGCCACATGGGCACCGCGCACGCCAAAAAGACCATGAATCGTGCGTGATCTAAAGCCCGGCCGAAGTTGAGTACTAAACTAATCATCATGTTTAGATTTTTCTCTaatcataaataaattaaaccgTTAATCAAATGGCGATTGTGAGTAATCAAAACGAGTAAAATTAACGTAATCGGCCCTCGTTcgtggaaaaaaataatctatTTTTCCATTTGTGAATCGATCCAAGCTTTACTttgaatgtacaaaattgATCTAAAAGTCAGAAGCGTCCGATCTCGATTGTTTGAAATAGCGAGCATCATCTCGAACTGAACgacaaataaagaaaaaacaatGCATTCATAAGTGATCCATTAAATAGTAAGTAGGAGGGAAGCTAGAGATTCCCAACCCATGTGCCTACTCAAAATTAAATGGCCGATGCCTTTAATTGGTATactagtaaatatatatatatatatagatagccATTAATTCTGCTAAACGTTAATGCGAGTGATTGAGTACGTCTTACTCTTCCTTGTATAGCACGAGAGGTGGTAAGGTTGATCTTACTCAACTGTAAAAACTCTTTAAACACCCTTATTTTATAAGTGGTTAAATGTACGCACTCAGTCCCATGGTAGATTATAGGCACGGAGACAGTATTAAAGGAGAGttattaaaagtaaataaataataatcgtTGGGCAAATCCTCTCCTGTATTAATTGATTTTGCTACGTACGCGAATGAATGTTTCTCGCGCGCTGGGAAGCAGGAGAGCTGGAGTTGTATCGAATTTACGGTTTTATCCTCAGTTCTTCCTAACCGTCCTCTCCGCTCCACGTTCAAACTCCGTGACGTGTCTCCTTCTCTCTGAACTCTGTAGACGCGCCTTCCAACCGATGCCAAGCTCCCCAAAATTCAATCCATTCTCACCtcaatttctctctctctctctctctctctttccccgCAATTCTCACACAGAATACGCAGAGAGAGACAAAGCCACCGATACGAAGACGACGACGACGTCAGagggtagagagagagagagagagagagtagagaATTCGGCTTCAGGAGAAACGGATTGATGCACGCGGTTGCTTCATGCGTTTCCTATATCTCTCACCTGCTCCCTCGCTTTCTTTAACCGTCCTTTTTTATCCTCCTCCTGCGTGTCTCCTGCTTCCACCTCCAGTCTCTTCCTCACCGTCACGGAGGTCTCCTCAGCTCCGACACGCCACCCGCGCTTATTCGATTTCCTCTCCGCCGTCGACTTCGTGCTTCCTGTGAATGAAGCTCGGCGGCGGTGGTGGCGTCACGTTGttccttcctctctcttcCATCTCCATGGAATTGTGGCGATCCAGGTAGCCCTCTCCTTCTCCCGGCTATCTCTCGCTGTCTGAGCTCGGTATcttatgtttctttttttaattaagtttCTGCATTGTGGTTGATTCCGTGTTCCTGTGCTTGATTGTCGGTCCAGCAGAGAGATTTGTTGATTCCGGCTTCCGTTTGAGGATTCATGGGAAAGGAAAACGCCAACCAATGTGTTTTTCCTCTGACGAGCTTACAGATAGGGTAGGCTACGAGCTCCCTTCCTCTTCATTCTCGCAATGCTTGATGCTGTTGCTCCCgttttttctttgatttgCATATATGTGTACTTCCTCCAGCACGTGGTAATTGAAAGTCTGATCGATTTTCTTAATTTGCCGATGAATCGGTCGTTAAATCTAACAATGATGTTTAGATATACATGAAATAATCTTCTGCTTTGTCGTGCTGGTCTTTTCCTCACCTCTCTGATAGAGGATTCGatccccccccccaaaaaaaaataaaaataaattcccGAGTTGCATCTTAATATTCCTTGCCCAGAAGAATTGATATGGGCCAATTCTATCTCTCTGTTCTAGCTTgcaatttctaattttattttattttttgccttGCTTCCCTGTGGTGATTGCAGAGACTTGCAGTCCTATCTTTCAGAACTCAGTTTCTTCCTGGCCTTTGAGAGTAAAAAGTTCTACATATTGGTGGACAATCGGCCATGGCTGGGAAACTTTAATTTACGACCAGCACAGCTATGGCAGCTGATGGTTACAAAGGTAGGGAGTTCAGTGCGGAACTGTTATATTGAGATTAAGGTTGGGTCTTGATATGCACTTAACACATACTGCTGTTATTTGGCGTAGTCAAGGTCATCTCCTTTTGCAAACACTAAAGCACGGCGACagaaaaagaaggggaaaCAAGCTCGATCCAAAGATGAAAACAGTGAGACAAAGAAGCTGGAGAAATGGTCCTCATTAATCGATGCTGCAAGTTCGTCCCATAAGAAGGTTCTATTGCCTGTAAAGAATCTGCGGAAATCTTTGCAGTTAAGCAGTGAATTGCACCGGACTCTTTATGGGTTTATCGTTTTTGAAGTCGAATGGGATAACGTTCGAGGTATAAATTATCTGAATGAGCTCCAGGTActgtcttttcttttcatgatCCATTTTCATCTTAGCCATCGCTTCCCCAAGCAGCAGTGCTCATGTCCTCTTGCCGCTTGCAGACAGATACATGCCTAGCTCTGGAGGCTAAGCTAATGAAAAGATGGGAGTTTGATAGCATAACACAAGCTGCAGGCTGCATGTCGTCATGGTTCACGGGGACTGTTGCCGAGCGTCGCACTTTAAAGGATTATCTTAATGCTTCCGCAGGTATATAAGTTTCATATGTATTTGTCATTAGAAGGAGTTATGTCACTGATTTTGGAAGAAATTGTCACAGCTCTTCGATATGAGAAATGATGAATGCCATGTTTCCATTTCAAAGCTGCATTCATGATGTCTGCATCAGCTGAATAGCGGTATTCATATGCTATCCAATCTGAGTTAGTTGTATTTGTTTTTTGTGTGAGAAGGTCAGATATGAATGGATTGCAATTTCTTAGTAAGATTATTGAAGCTGGGTTCTCGTGTTTCCTGTGAATGATGAATTTGGTGTCGTATCCTTAGCATACTAATGATTTATTGCTCTTGTCTCTGATTCTGTTTCTATATATCTGCAGGAGATATTTTCTATGATGCTGAAGAAGAATTTCCGAGATCCCACATTGGTCGCTGTGAAGAAATTTGCAGCAGTGATCCCTATATCGGAGAGAATTCTCCCACCAGTGCTGGTAGTCGCTTTAGCGTATTTTCTGCTTTTAATGAAGATAGTGAAAGTGGGCCGCACACGCCACCTCTTAAGAGAAGGAGAGTGACCAAGTTCACTAAAAGTGATGGAGAACTTGATTTCTGTTCAGATGAAAAACGGTACGAAAGTGAGGATTCTATCGATTCATCATCTGCCCCTGATGCTGAAAATTCAGTTGACATTTTCGAGTACAGGGATATTTTGATGATTTTCCGGTTCAATGACCATGACCTCCCTTTTAAATTGAGACAAGTAATAATGTCAGATTTGAGATTGCTTACCTTATTGGAGTCAGGCCTTCCATCTTGGGTTATATTCCTCCAGTCGTATCCTGTGTTTTGCCACCTTTATCGCCCATGGATGTGCCCGCTTGCTAGAGCTCTGTACGTGATCATTTCAGTTGTGACCGTACTTATTGGATTTTATGACTTGTACAAGAATGTTCCGGTACTCAAGGCAACTGCTGCCCATTTGTGCGGTCCTCTCTTTGATTGGATAGAAACATGGGAAATGGTAACGCGGATCAAGTACCTTGGAACGATGCTCTTTCTTCATAATTGCCAGAAAGCTCTTAAGTGGTTCCTAATGATGACTAGCACCACTCGGTCCTTCTTCTTTGTTCTTGTACAACCCTTGGTGGTACCTCTTTTAGAGCTTTTCCACTCCCTTTTTCCACTATGGAGTGTTTTATCCCAAGCAGTTTATAGCTCCTTCTCCATTGTTTGGATGATAATTGGATCAATCTGCAGTCTAGTGGCCGAACTAGTAGAAGTTTTATTGCAGCCGTTGTGGTTCCTACTGTCACTTGTCTGGACTATTGGTAGGTGACAAATCTTTGGTATTGCACTATTTCACACTTATTTTTCTACTGAAGGCATGCTCACTCAACTAATTAACAACTGCGCATGTTtggacttcttttttttaatgggcATTAATAAAATGTAAACTATAATGCTGTTTCATCCATGTTGCAGGAAATTCAATCTTGTATCCCATATTCTGGATGCTTTGTGAAACGTTGTACTTGCCCATCCGCATGGTCCTCACGTTAGCAAACACAATTGCTTTTATTGGGACATACACATATGGATCTATTATAGAAGTGTGGCAGTCTGTGAGTGGTGTATTAAAGATTGCGTCAGCAACTAATACTGCAGTGAACCGCACATATGAAGTTTCAAAGTGGCGTTTATTATGGAGCGATCTTTTCTCCCAGGTTCTTTCACAGTTCTGTTGCTTCCTTTCATTACATTTACATTGGCAGGGCAAAGTTGATGGTTTCCATTGTTAACCActgattattttttatcagGTCTTCCGTGCTCTAAGGACAATTTTGAATGGTTTTGTTGCCTTCTTCACTACATGCAACAGACATCGTCTTAGGTACGAATTTTTCTGTCGATTTGCAGGTTCATCAAACGACATGTTCGCAGTTTTCTTTCCTAGTGTTTGACAATTGATATCCTATAAGAATTTCACTCTTCCTTACATCATTTTGTTTCACGCGTGGTATTATACATATAGTTGTATAGAAGCTGGCGGTTTATGATTCATCCATCATTATGCAGTTTCTCCTGTGCCAAATGAATATTTAGTTCTAAGTATAGAGATGCCAGACGTTAATTAGCTTGGCTACCATGGGGCAAAAAAACGAAACTTGGGGGGGGAGGGAAAGCTATGATCAGGTTATAAGCCAGCTTAGTTTGTGGAGTTATACCTTTTAATACAAAAGTCCTTTACATCTATTCGTTGTTGCCCACTTTACTGATGGTGTATGTGATATAATTTGCAGCATCTACAATCATATGGAGGTAATGATACAGAAATACTTCCATCGGACTCAGAGGTTGAATTCGCTGGATCGGGGTCATCATAGATCGAATCTACAACCTAAAAGTCCAGTGAGTGTTACTCTAAAGCATACATTGAAGGCTGCATCTTTTAACATTATTGTCGCATTATATAAATTGGTTTGTCATAATACTCTTGGTTGCACAACCCACTTTGCTTTGCTTACCTCTTCGAGGTATATTTCCATTTCGTGACATTAAATTGTAGCCGTTTATTTAAGCAAAGTTATAGCATTTCAAATGAACTTGTTAAGTGGCATTAGTTGATATTTCACGCTATCCCTAATCTTCTGATGGCCGAGTATGACATTGTGACCATTGTTTGTCAACACAAAAATTGTTGAAGTTAATGTTACTGTCATCCTACGTACTTATTTTGAGGTTTTCTTCATGCAGTCAGCAGGAAGGAGGAAGAGCCATCACCACGGCCACCACGGCAAGTGAGTTTTGAGATGAGCTGCTGAGGGGAACCATCTTTCTTGCAGTGCAATTCTCGAGATCAGTTTGGCGAGAGCATCTATCTTTATCAAAGAttgaattaacatgaaacccaCAATGAAGAGAAGCCAAGAACTAGGCTAACTGAACATAAAGACCCGGAGGACTCTAACACAAAGGCGGCATGGCAGCAAGGAATCAAGAGAAGGAGCTTTGGCATCAGATGGCCCGATGACAATGCCCTTTCCATccttgaccttttttttttaatttgttcatTTTTTGATCTATCTTGTACATAAGATCATCGTATATAGATTGTACAGCAGTGACAGTCGAACTCGGGAGAACATTCGCAGAGAACTTTTCTTAAGTCAGCGGATGTGATTAGATTCCTCGATAACTTTTCTTAAGTCAGCTGATGTGATTTCTGGTGGGCATCTTCCTCCTCTTGAACAGTTACGAGGAGTTTTGTGTGTATCACCATGTCCAGTCATCAGCATCTCCCACTTCTTCGACCTGTATCGACCTGATGGGTGTTCCTGTCTCTTTAGCTCGACTTATGGACTGATACATGCGTACATGACATTCAGACCTGGCAAAAGTCCTAGTCTCGCAATTCAATGTCGGGCCTACAACAGATCCCTATCTAGAAGCCTACCTATGGGCAGCAATTTCGGCGTGCTCGCCTAGTCTGGCCATAGGCTATGTCCCGGCAGCCTCCCTCAGCCATGTTCATCGCAAAGTAACAATGTCTAGCCCGGCATGAAATCAATCCCAAGGCGTCCTCAGCGTAGTCTCATCTCCCGTGAGGTTCAGAAAGCTAAATGAGGTTCCCTCGAGGTTCAGAAAAGCTGAGGTTCAGAAATCAATCCCGGAGATAACATCTAATGAGGTTTTCTCGAAGAGAGCAACTTATTTGGTGGTCGTCCAACACATCTTTCTTAAACAAAGTCCTAAACACCCCATTCATAGCCAACTGAAAGTCACTTCCGCTGAAATCAAGAATCCTAAAACAGTTTCCTAAGCGTCAAAGGCTAAAGGAAATGATGATAGATAACATGATGCAGCTTCCGGCATCGGAATGCTCTGGCTCTTACTGCAAGTGCCTGATCCTCCCTACATACTATATATAACATAACTGCATATATGGCAAAGGAGCACCAGCTCCACATTAAAAGGTAAGCATGGTTCCACCGGTTTGGTGAAGCATTGCATCGATCTCATCACCATCCTCCATCTCAAGCtgaaaaaagaagacaaaGAGTCACAATCGAGATAAAAGAAACCCAACGACATATGCTGCAATCCCATTATACAAGTGTGTAACAGTGAATATaggaagggagagagagagagagagagagagagagagagagagagagacctcTTCTGGGGTCTGCTCTGCTCGGAGCCGGCGCCCATCAAACAAGAAGGCGATTGAGTTCATCTCCACTGACTGCCTGTCGCAGTATGCATTCATAAGTTTCTTGAGTTGGGTGCTCCTCTTGATCCTGAAAAACACTTCATTCCCATCCTGAAGCAAGAGATCAGTTTTTCAGGCCTCATGtttcaaccccaaagcatctcAAGTATGTAGATTAGAGCTCCTCTTCCCTCTCAATCAATGTCAGAAATTGCAAGCTTTACATATGCAATTAATCTACAGGAATTAAAGGCTTGCAGAATTTTAATGTAccacaaataaaaagatttaCCAACCCAACATTATACGCATAACTCTTACGATACAAGGAATAGTCACTCCGATAACAACAAAAATTTTATGCGACAGACTGATTGCCCTTCTCTTTCACCTTCAACCTATATCTTGCAACCCAAACATTAGGGGTAAGACAACTTGAATGTCTCTTTGGAGGGTGATGCAACAAGCCTGCTCAATATTTCGGGGAATGTATCTTTCCCTAGAAAAAATAGACTACTGTCCTCATCCTTGATTTGAAGTGTCCGTCTGACAATTATTACACGGTATCCATtcatattgttaaattaataCAGAAGACTGAAAGTTGGGAGCCAACAATTATAGGATCTGTGCCAAATTAATACAGTATACTATCCATATAGAGCTGGGACagaaagaatgaaaaataagaataatatcCTTGCCGCCACATTGTTAACTTAAAACAGAATATTGAAAGTCGAGGCCAACATTTATCGATTCTGAGCTAAACTACTAAAGTCGACTATCTATAAAGAGCTCGGATGGAaagaatgaatatatatattaatatccTTTCCATGTCAACCTTGTCTGACAAAGGCATACTGCTACAAATTTAATCGGTTAGAGCTCACGTAAGCAACTGAAATAATTGAAGTAGCAGCAActgaagaaagaaaacacAAAGAGTTCCACGTAATTTCGTAATGTAATCTAAAATCTGAGAGCAAGAACGCAGATGATACTGGGGTTTTGGCCTTATCCGAACTGCAAGTATGTAAAACAGCACGACTTCTCCTGTTCTTAATGGAAGAAATCAATATTAGCGACACATGTATTTACTAAAAACCTTACAATTCACCCGTTATCCCATTGAAAAAGTCGAACTCTTGACCCACAGTTTTCTACCAATCCCTCGACAACGTGCATTTTCCAGAACTCGCTTGAGAAGGACTCAAAATTACAATCACAAGTAAATTTGCAAGGATAGCCAAATTAAGAAACATCTGTGCTCCTAAAGATAAAACTCGACCACAGCGCAATTCTTCGAGACCAAACATACCTATTTGATGCCGGAAACTCCCAAGTTCTCAACATATGATGAAAATCAAACCTAATAGCGTAATTCGagcgaaaagaaaaaagaaaaagcagaCCGGATACTGAAATGATCCATATCAAAACCTAGACCGAGATTTTCCCCCTGAATAGCAGAGGACTTCAACAACACAAAAAACGAATCAGAGCACGGTACA from Punica granatum isolate Tunisia-2019 chromosome 2, ASM765513v2, whole genome shotgun sequence includes the following:
- the LOC116195529 gene encoding uncharacterized protein LOC116195529; this translates as MGKENANQCVFPLTSLQIGDLQSYLSELSFFLAFESKKFYILVDNRPWLGNFNLRPAQLWQLMVTKSRSSPFANTKARRQKKKGKQARSKDENSETKKLEKWSSLIDAASSSHKKVLLPVKNLRKSLQLSSELHRTLYGFIVFEVEWDNVRGINYLNELQTDTCLALEAKLMKRWEFDSITQAAGCMSSWFTGTVAERRTLKDYLNASAGDIFYDAEEEFPRSHIGRCEEICSSDPYIGENSPTSAGSRFSVFSAFNEDSESGPHTPPLKRRRVTKFTKSDGELDFCSDEKRYESEDSIDSSSAPDAENSVDIFEYRDILMIFRFNDHDLPFKLRQVIMSDLRLLTLLESGLPSWVIFLQSYPVFCHLYRPWMCPLARALYVIISVVTVLIGFYDLYKNVPVLKATAAHLCGPLFDWIETWEMVTRIKYLGTMLFLHNCQKALKWFLMMTSTTRSFFFVLVQPLVVPLLELFHSLFPLWSVLSQAVYSSFSIVWMIIGSICSLVAELVEVLLQPLWFLLSLVWTIGNSILYPIFWMLCETLYLPIRMVLTLANTIAFIGTYTYGSIIEVWQSVSGVLKIASATNTAVNRTYEVSKWRLLWSDLFSQVFRALRTILNGFVAFFTTCNRHRLSIYNHMEVMIQKYFHRTQRLNSLDRGHHRSNLQPKSPSAGRRKSHHHGHHGK
- the LOC116195531 gene encoding small ubiquitin-related modifier 1 gives rise to the protein MSQPQEEEKKPNDQSAHINLKVKGQDGNEVFFRIKRSTQLKKLMNAYCDRQSVEMNSIAFLFDGRRLRAEQTPEELEMEDGDEIDAMLHQTGGTMLTF